One genomic segment of Gemmatimonadales bacterium includes these proteins:
- a CDS encoding FKBP-type peptidyl-prolyl cis-trans isomerase produces the protein MRRAALCLILAVLTGCSLDAVRSRPLGAQSQAKSAVVGAPETLTYAPSLNVDIDMMARTESGLYWKDLTEGTGAEAVRGSTVVVEYSGWLANGNLFDSSKNAGRPFSFALGRRQVIDGWDEGVAGMRVGGKRLLVIPPQLGYGSGGAGAMIPGNATLVFEVELLEVRGGK, from the coding sequence ATGCGCCGCGCCGCTCTCTGCCTCATTCTCGCCGTGCTCACCGGCTGTTCGCTCGACGCCGTCCGCTCCAGACCGCTCGGTGCGCAGTCCCAGGCCAAGAGCGCCGTGGTGGGAGCGCCCGAAACGCTGACCTATGCTCCGAGCCTGAACGTCGATATCGACATGATGGCCCGAACGGAGAGCGGCCTCTACTGGAAAGACCTGACCGAGGGCACCGGCGCGGAGGCGGTGCGCGGGTCGACGGTGGTGGTGGAATACAGCGGCTGGCTGGCCAACGGCAACCTCTTCGACAGCAGCAAGAACGCTGGAAGGCCGTTCTCCTTCGCGCTGGGACGGAGGCAGGTGATCGATGGGTGGGACGAGGGGGTGGCCGGCATGCGGGTGGGCGGGAAGCGGCTCCTCGTCATTCCTCCGCAGCTTGGATACGGGTCGGGTGGAGCTGGGGCGATGATCCCCGGCAACGCCACGCTGGTCTTCGAGGTCGAGCTGCTCGAGGTGCGGGGCGGCAAGTGA
- a CDS encoding S46 family peptidase, translated as MSRRFLPLLAVIGFLMAAPLTAQDTWAPSEYPGLETGKMWTFDQPPLAYWAKRYGFNATPQWLDHVRLSSLRIPGCSASFVSPNGLIMTNHHCARACVESATKPGEDLLGNGFYAARREDERVCQGMTADQLQAITDVTAEVTKAVPAGSSPTVAAAKRAEAIDRIESTCKAGAADVNCQVVTMYRGGKYMLYRFHRFNDLRLVFAVESQTAFFGGDPDNFTYPRYDLDMSMVRAYVDGKPASTEYFKWAKTGSQEKDLVFVTGNPGSTGRLNTMAQIEFLRDLTYPSLLDGYKRRIAVYHQLSAMDSTRALALRNTIFGLENSQKAVGGYQSGLLDPKLMSQKTAWETNFRHSVNANAAYKKAYGDPWKEIEQARASMRKLDAQRQFYSYNAYGTRLLQLAGLIVRAPAEAAKPDSARMPLYQDSRQAMRDRAISSTTPIDTLQERLLLAQWFEAMQAALPATDPVLKAALAGRTPADAAAAMVRGSQISTAAQREALMAGGASAIAASNDPFIKLAVTIDPLDRAVQTKWADLADREAEQDELVARALLAVYGNSVAPDATFSLRISDGEILRYPYNGTIAQPFTTFYGLYDRSAGFNGVPPFNLTSRWVTNRGALDLATPFNVAGTVDIIGGNSGSPIINKNAEVVGLIFDGNIEMLPNRFLYTERVARAVWVDSRAIIEALRQVYGAGPLADEMTGN; from the coding sequence ATGTCCCGCCGTTTCCTTCCGCTGCTGGCTGTCATCGGATTCCTGATGGCCGCCCCGCTGACCGCTCAGGACACCTGGGCCCCGAGTGAATATCCGGGGCTCGAGACCGGGAAGATGTGGACCTTTGACCAGCCGCCGCTCGCCTACTGGGCCAAGCGCTACGGCTTCAACGCCACCCCGCAGTGGCTCGACCACGTGCGGCTCAGCTCGCTGCGGATTCCGGGTTGTTCGGCGTCGTTCGTCTCGCCGAACGGCCTGATCATGACCAACCACCACTGCGCTCGCGCCTGTGTCGAGTCCGCGACCAAGCCGGGCGAGGACCTGCTCGGCAACGGCTTCTATGCGGCGCGGCGGGAAGACGAGCGGGTCTGCCAGGGGATGACGGCCGACCAGCTGCAGGCGATCACCGACGTCACCGCGGAGGTCACGAAGGCGGTCCCGGCGGGGAGTTCACCGACGGTCGCCGCGGCGAAGCGCGCCGAGGCGATTGACCGGATCGAGTCGACCTGCAAGGCAGGGGCAGCCGACGTGAACTGCCAGGTGGTCACGATGTACCGGGGTGGCAAGTACATGCTGTATCGCTTCCACCGGTTCAACGACCTCCGGCTCGTGTTCGCGGTGGAAAGCCAGACGGCCTTCTTCGGCGGCGATCCCGACAACTTCACCTATCCCCGCTACGACCTCGACATGTCGATGGTGCGGGCCTACGTGGACGGCAAGCCCGCCAGCACCGAGTACTTCAAGTGGGCCAAGACGGGGAGCCAGGAGAAGGACCTGGTCTTCGTGACCGGCAACCCCGGCTCGACCGGGCGGCTCAACACGATGGCGCAGATCGAGTTCCTGCGTGACCTGACCTATCCGAGCCTGCTCGACGGCTACAAGCGGCGCATCGCCGTGTATCACCAGCTGTCCGCCATGGATTCGACCCGGGCCCTGGCGCTCCGGAACACCATCTTTGGGCTTGAGAACTCACAGAAGGCCGTGGGTGGGTATCAGTCGGGGCTGCTCGATCCCAAGCTGATGAGCCAGAAGACCGCGTGGGAGACCAACTTCCGCCACTCGGTGAACGCGAACGCCGCGTACAAGAAGGCGTACGGCGACCCCTGGAAGGAGATCGAGCAGGCGCGGGCATCGATGCGGAAGCTCGATGCACAGCGCCAGTTCTATTCGTACAACGCGTATGGCACCCGCCTCCTGCAGCTGGCCGGGCTCATTGTCCGGGCCCCCGCCGAGGCGGCGAAGCCCGACTCCGCCCGGATGCCGCTCTATCAGGACTCCCGGCAAGCCATGCGCGACCGGGCCATCAGCTCGACCACCCCGATCGACACGCTGCAGGAGCGTCTGCTCCTGGCCCAGTGGTTTGAGGCCATGCAGGCGGCGCTCCCCGCGACCGATCCGGTCCTGAAGGCGGCGCTGGCCGGCCGCACACCGGCCGACGCGGCGGCGGCGATGGTCCGCGGCTCCCAAATTTCCACGGCCGCACAGCGTGAGGCGTTGATGGCGGGCGGCGCATCGGCCATCGCGGCGTCGAACGACCCGTTCATCAAGCTGGCCGTCACGATCGATCCCCTTGACCGGGCGGTGCAGACGAAGTGGGCCGACCTGGCCGACCGTGAAGCCGAGCAGGACGAGCTCGTGGCGCGCGCACTGCTGGCGGTGTACGGGAACAGCGTCGCCCCCGATGCGACCTTCAGCCTCCGCATTTCCGATGGCGAGATCCTCCGGTATCCCTACAACGGCACCATCGCCCAGCCGTTCACCACCTTCTACGGGTTGTACGACCGGTCGGCCGGCTTCAACGGTGTCCCGCCGTTCAACCTCACCTCGCGGTGGGTGACGAACCGCGGCGCGCTTGACCTGGCGACGCCGTTCAACGTGGCGGGCACGGTGGACATCATTGGCGGGAACTCCGGCAGCCCCATCATCAACAAGAACGCCGAAGTGGTCGGGCTGATCTTCGACGGCAACATCGAGATGCTCCCGAACCGGTTCCTGTACACCGAACGGGTCGCGCGAGCCGTCTGGGTGGACAGCCGTGCGATCATCGAGGCGCTACGCCAGGTGTACGGCGCCGGGCCGCTCGCCGACGAGATGACCGGCAACTGA
- a CDS encoding M48 family metalloprotease, with product MKQTAPQARITDLGRRRLAVALAGVLVAGCAMNPATGQNEFNLVSESQEVAMGMEAAQQVAVQMGPYEDPVWQPYVSKLGLQLAASSERPQLPWKFTVVDDPQVNAFALPGGFIYITRGILANMNSEAELAGVLGHEIGHVTARHSATQMSRAQLAQLGLGLGAVLRPELQQYMGVAGAGLQLLFLKYTRDDESQADMLGFRYSLRSGYDPHAMLDLFTMLEGVESASGQERLPAWAVTHPYPENRLAQTQRMLDSAKVSSTGLIWNRETYVRQLDGMVYGADPRQGYFDGQAFYHPELKLQLLFPAGWRTNNGFSAVTGLAEQQDGLLQLELGSTDAIATQLQAFLAQPGVTPGSTSSASINGLPAVSAPFSATLEDGSPVRGRIAILSYGGRSYRLMGIAKEAQAAAYDPIIQGWIRSFRPLTDAARLNVSPARIRIVKLSAPMTVSAFNAKYPSTVPIGQVALLNGVAVDGSFPAGKLVKRVVK from the coding sequence ATGAAGCAGACGGCGCCCCAGGCGCGCATCACGGATCTCGGTCGCCGCCGCCTCGCGGTGGCGCTGGCCGGGGTCCTGGTGGCCGGCTGTGCCATGAACCCGGCCACCGGCCAGAACGAGTTCAACCTGGTGTCGGAGAGCCAGGAAGTCGCGATGGGGATGGAGGCGGCCCAGCAGGTGGCCGTCCAGATGGGGCCGTACGAGGATCCGGTCTGGCAGCCGTACGTCTCGAAACTGGGGTTGCAGCTGGCCGCCAGCTCGGAGCGGCCGCAACTTCCCTGGAAGTTCACGGTGGTGGACGACCCGCAGGTCAACGCCTTCGCGCTGCCCGGCGGGTTCATCTACATCACCCGCGGTATTCTTGCGAACATGAATTCGGAGGCCGAGCTGGCCGGCGTGCTCGGCCACGAAATCGGGCACGTCACCGCGCGTCACTCCGCCACCCAGATGAGCCGGGCCCAACTGGCACAGTTGGGCCTGGGCCTCGGCGCCGTCCTCCGTCCCGAGCTCCAGCAGTACATGGGAGTGGCCGGCGCCGGGTTGCAACTCCTCTTCCTGAAGTACACCCGTGACGACGAGAGTCAGGCCGACATGCTCGGCTTTCGGTACTCGCTGCGCTCGGGGTACGATCCGCATGCGATGCTCGACCTGTTCACCATGCTCGAGGGCGTGGAATCAGCCAGCGGGCAGGAGCGGCTTCCCGCCTGGGCCGTGACGCACCCGTACCCGGAGAACCGCCTGGCCCAGACGCAGCGAATGCTCGACAGCGCCAAGGTGAGCTCCACGGGGCTGATCTGGAACCGGGAGACGTACGTCCGGCAGCTTGACGGGATGGTGTACGGCGCCGATCCCCGTCAGGGGTACTTCGATGGCCAGGCGTTCTACCATCCGGAGTTGAAGCTTCAGCTGCTCTTTCCTGCCGGCTGGCGGACCAACAACGGCTTTTCGGCGGTGACGGGCCTGGCGGAGCAGCAGGACGGGCTCCTGCAGCTCGAGCTCGGCAGCACGGACGCGATCGCAACGCAGCTGCAGGCCTTCCTGGCCCAGCCAGGGGTCACGCCGGGCAGCACCAGCAGCGCATCGATCAACGGGCTTCCCGCGGTCTCCGCGCCTTTCAGCGCGACCCTCGAGGACGGATCCCCTGTCCGCGGTCGCATCGCGATTCTCAGCTACGGCGGCCGGAGCTACCGCCTGATGGGCATTGCGAAGGAGGCGCAGGCGGCGGCCTACGACCCGATCATCCAGGGCTGGATCCGCAGTTTTCGTCCCCTCACGGACGCGGCGAGGCTCAACGTCAGCCCCGCCCGCATCCGGATCGTGAAGCTCAGTGCCCCGATGACGGTGTCGGCGTTCAACGCCAAGTACCCCTCCACGGTGCCGATCGGGCAGGTGGCGTTGCTCAACGGCGTTGCGGTGGACGGCAGCTTCCCTGCAGGAAAGCTCGTCAAGCGGGTGGTCAAGTAG
- a CDS encoding MFS transporter, which produces MSTAAVPRPAFGALRHRNFRLFIGGQFVSLSGTWMQTVAQGWLVLQLTHSAFQVGLVTTVNTLPVLLFTLYGGVVADRVNKRRFLLVLQSLMLLEALALALLTATGRVTVGWVMVLAAAQGLLAAFEIPARQSFLVEMTGREDLMTAIALNSSVFNVTRVIGPAVAGVVIAAIGIAACFFVNAASYLAVLWMLAIMRPPFLGASEAPTGRSTFRDGWRYIADTAEPRLLTMLTITFSVFGFSFAPMLPVYASQVLGAGATGYGILMSGVGVGAAAAALFVAAMGHRVQQEGRVFVFGTLFGAVLVITSTVGHFAPALALLTLAGCAWALTSILTNTLLQTKAPDHLRGRVMGFYSFMVVGMAPLGALQAGWVSEHFGVQTSLAVGGAVCSIAALLAWRSTRRPPAPAAA; this is translated from the coding sequence GTGAGCACCGCCGCGGTCCCGCGTCCCGCCTTCGGGGCCCTTCGGCACCGGAACTTCCGCCTCTTCATTGGGGGGCAGTTCGTCTCCCTGAGCGGCACCTGGATGCAAACCGTGGCGCAGGGGTGGCTGGTGCTCCAGCTGACCCACTCCGCCTTCCAGGTCGGGCTTGTCACCACCGTCAACACCCTGCCGGTCCTCCTCTTTACCCTCTACGGCGGCGTGGTGGCCGATCGGGTCAACAAGCGGCGCTTCCTCCTCGTGTTGCAGTCGCTGATGCTGCTCGAGGCGCTCGCACTCGCACTGCTGACCGCCACCGGGCGCGTCACCGTCGGGTGGGTCATGGTGCTGGCGGCCGCGCAGGGACTGCTGGCGGCGTTCGAAATTCCGGCACGGCAGTCGTTCCTCGTCGAGATGACCGGGCGCGAAGACCTGATGACGGCGATCGCCCTCAACTCATCCGTCTTCAACGTCACGCGGGTCATCGGCCCCGCCGTCGCCGGCGTGGTAATCGCCGCGATCGGTATCGCTGCCTGTTTCTTCGTCAACGCGGCGAGCTACCTGGCGGTTCTCTGGATGCTGGCAATCATGCGACCCCCGTTCCTCGGGGCGAGTGAGGCGCCGACCGGCCGGTCGACCTTCCGGGATGGCTGGCGCTACATCGCTGACACTGCGGAGCCGCGCCTGCTGACGATGCTGACCATCACGTTCAGCGTCTTCGGGTTCTCCTTTGCCCCAATGCTTCCGGTGTACGCTTCCCAAGTGCTGGGCGCCGGCGCCACCGGTTACGGTATCCTCATGTCCGGCGTCGGCGTCGGTGCCGCGGCGGCGGCGCTGTTCGTGGCGGCCATGGGGCACCGGGTCCAGCAGGAAGGGCGGGTGTTTGTCTTCGGAACCCTCTTTGGCGCGGTGCTCGTCATCACGAGCACGGTTGGTCACTTTGCCCCGGCGCTCGCCCTGCTCACCCTCGCGGGATGCGCCTGGGCGCTGACCAGCATCCTCACGAACACCCTGCTGCAGACCAAGGCCCCCGATCATCTCCGGGGTCGCGTCATGGGGTTCTATTCCTTCATGGTGGTTGGCATGGCGCCCCTGGGCGCCCTGCAGGCCGGCTGGGTGTCGGAACACTTCGGAGTGCAGACGTCGCTTGCGGTGGGCGGCGCCGTCTGCTCGATCGCGGCCTTGCTCGCCTGGCGGAGCACGCGCCGGCCACCGGCACCGGCGGCGGCGTAG
- a CDS encoding cytidylate kinase-like family protein, translated as MLITISREFGAGGSLVAEQVARALGWRLVDNDFVARVAARAGLPEAMVAMRDERAPGFREWLLRALSRAAPELITPPSPLRPAELEEAALVKVTEGVVADLANEGRVILVGRAAPAVLARKEDGLHVRVVAPRADRIRAVMARQRLAPAEAERLMDDTDENRKRYHREYYDRDWADPTHFHLVLNTGLLGYDGAGDVIVDRARRLGWTVAPVTPNDSGK; from the coding sequence ATGCTGATTACCATCTCTCGTGAATTCGGGGCCGGCGGCTCACTCGTGGCGGAACAGGTCGCGCGCGCGCTCGGGTGGCGTCTGGTCGACAACGACTTCGTGGCACGGGTGGCGGCGCGCGCCGGTTTGCCGGAGGCCATGGTCGCGATGCGGGATGAGCGGGCGCCCGGATTCCGGGAGTGGCTCTTGCGCGCGCTGTCCCGCGCGGCCCCCGAACTGATCACGCCGCCGTCGCCGCTTCGGCCCGCCGAACTCGAGGAGGCCGCGCTGGTGAAGGTGACGGAGGGTGTCGTGGCGGACCTCGCCAATGAAGGCCGGGTAATCCTGGTCGGGCGGGCGGCACCCGCAGTGCTGGCGCGCAAGGAGGACGGCCTGCACGTTCGGGTCGTGGCGCCACGCGCCGACCGGATCCGCGCTGTCATGGCCCGGCAGCGCCTGGCGCCCGCGGAGGCGGAACGGTTGATGGACGACACCGACGAGAACAGGAAGCGCTATCACCGCGAGTACTACGACCGTGACTGGGCCGACCCCACGCATTTTCACCTGGTGTTGAACACCGGATTACTGGGATATGACGGGGCGGGGGATGTCATCGTTGATCGGGCGCGGCGCCTGGGGTGGACCGTGGCCCCCGTGACGCCGAACGATTCAGGAAAGTGA
- a CDS encoding NAD-dependent epimerase/dehydratase family protein, with translation MRVLVTGGTGLVGEPVIQALLARGDSVVALVRSREAAKRVAALGASPLPGTVEDPRTWEAISGIDGIVHSAALVAARTQWQNFFQVNVEGTRLAAATARRLRVRLVHISSVAVYGRQAADEPQGSRGEHAPFGPLEEHDFYARSKRLAEEMVRSEVAVGLEAVMLRPCVVYGEGDRLFLPRMAKVARLGWLPRIGAGDQAMALVHAESVADAAVRALDTPRAASRIYQVTNDGGITPRAFVAALSEGLGRRIRTVPLPEPAALALAHGAQAVLRVVGPGLYPGTITSAVRFWRGGNPYTSARAETELGWKPTVPHQARIAALARRYATA, from the coding sequence GTGAGGGTACTCGTCACGGGGGGAACCGGCCTGGTCGGCGAACCCGTGATTCAGGCGCTCCTGGCGCGGGGAGATTCCGTCGTCGCCCTGGTCCGCAGCCGTGAGGCCGCCAAGCGGGTGGCCGCACTCGGCGCCTCACCGCTGCCCGGCACCGTCGAGGATCCACGGACCTGGGAGGCGATCAGCGGGATCGACGGCATTGTCCACTCGGCAGCGCTGGTGGCCGCGCGCACCCAGTGGCAGAATTTCTTCCAGGTCAACGTCGAAGGCACCCGCCTGGCCGCCGCCACCGCACGCCGCCTGCGTGTGCGGCTGGTGCATATCTCGTCGGTGGCCGTGTACGGACGGCAGGCGGCCGATGAGCCGCAGGGCAGCCGCGGCGAGCACGCGCCCTTCGGTCCGCTCGAGGAGCACGACTTCTACGCGCGCAGCAAGCGGCTCGCCGAGGAGATGGTGCGTTCAGAGGTGGCGGTGGGGCTGGAGGCGGTCATGCTCCGGCCCTGTGTCGTCTATGGAGAGGGCGATCGCCTCTTCCTGCCAAGGATGGCGAAAGTGGCCCGGCTGGGCTGGCTTCCCCGCATCGGTGCCGGCGATCAGGCAATGGCTCTCGTCCACGCGGAGAGTGTGGCGGATGCCGCCGTGCGGGCCCTCGACACCCCCCGCGCCGCGAGCCGCATCTACCAGGTGACCAACGACGGCGGCATCACGCCGCGTGCGTTCGTGGCAGCGCTCTCGGAGGGCCTCGGACGGCGGATCAGGACGGTGCCCCTGCCGGAACCCGCCGCCCTCGCCCTCGCGCACGGCGCGCAGGCCGTGCTGCGCGTGGTGGGCCCCGGTCTCTATCCCGGTACCATCACCAGCGCCGTTCGCTTCTGGCGCGGCGGCAATCCCTACACCTCGGCTCGAGCCGAGACGGAACTCGGTTGGAAGCCAACGGTCCCGCATCAGGCGCGGATCGCCGCACTCGCGCGCCGCTACGCGACGGCCTGA
- a CDS encoding heterodisulfide reductase-related iron-sulfur binding cluster: MKAEAATGILEPLAPCVHCGFCLPACPTYLVTGDENDSPRGRIVLMRALASGALAPTDPSLGNHLDRCLGCRGCEPACPSGVAYGAGLTVARKQLAEARGLPWVARIILRIFSTPLLWRPLLTMARWFRATGIPRALSGAGRLSFSMGMLAATSPPPGPPVSLPRRRRALPDGPTVALFTGCVMDTLFSHVHDAARRTLEANGYRVIEVRAQECCGALHEHAGDHAGAVRLAQRNLAAFGDAADLIAIDSAGCGALLKEYGHLLGGEKASAFSARVRDVTELLAARGPRPAGPLAVDVAYDAPCHLQHAQGVHAAPLAVLRAVEGLGVRELPGADRCCGSAGIYSLLEPSLSRDVLATKLAAIRDADPVPAVVATGNPGCLMQIGAGLIAEGLAVRIAHPVELLDAAYQSSGIYEPPDPASR; this comes from the coding sequence GTGAAGGCCGAAGCCGCCACCGGGATCCTCGAGCCACTCGCGCCGTGCGTGCACTGCGGGTTCTGCCTCCCGGCCTGCCCCACCTACCTCGTCACGGGAGACGAGAACGACAGCCCGAGGGGACGCATTGTCCTGATGCGCGCCCTTGCCTCCGGCGCGCTCGCGCCCACCGATCCCTCGCTCGGCAATCACCTCGACCGCTGTCTCGGCTGCCGCGGCTGCGAGCCCGCCTGTCCCTCCGGCGTCGCCTATGGCGCCGGGCTGACCGTGGCGCGGAAGCAGCTCGCCGAAGCCAGGGGCCTCCCGTGGGTGGCGCGGATCATCCTGCGCATCTTCTCCACCCCGTTGCTCTGGCGCCCCCTGCTCACGATGGCCCGGTGGTTCCGGGCCACCGGCATCCCCCGCGCCCTCTCGGGGGCCGGACGGCTCTCCTTCTCGATGGGCATGCTCGCCGCCACTTCGCCGCCTCCCGGCCCCCCCGTCTCCCTGCCGCGCCGCCGTCGGGCATTGCCCGACGGGCCGACCGTCGCGCTCTTCACCGGCTGCGTGATGGACACGCTCTTTTCACATGTGCACGACGCCGCGCGGCGGACGCTCGAGGCCAACGGCTATCGCGTGATCGAAGTCCGGGCACAGGAATGCTGTGGCGCGTTGCACGAGCACGCAGGGGATCACGCGGGCGCGGTCCGGCTCGCGCAGCGGAATCTCGCGGCGTTCGGAGACGCCGCGGACCTCATCGCGATCGACAGCGCCGGCTGTGGCGCGCTGCTCAAGGAGTACGGTCACCTCCTCGGAGGCGAAAAGGCCTCGGCATTCTCGGCACGGGTGAGGGATGTGACGGAACTGCTGGCGGCCAGGGGCCCCCGCCCCGCTGGCCCGCTGGCGGTGGACGTCGCGTACGACGCCCCCTGCCACCTGCAGCACGCGCAGGGCGTACACGCTGCCCCGCTGGCGGTGCTGCGCGCCGTCGAGGGCCTGGGCGTTCGTGAACTGCCTGGCGCCGATCGATGCTGCGGGAGTGCGGGCATCTACTCCCTCCTGGAACCCTCGCTCTCCCGCGATGTCCTCGCGACCAAGCTCGCCGCGATTCGGGACGCCGACCCGGTGCCCGCGGTGGTCGCGACCGGCAACCCCGGATGCCTGATGCAGATCGGTGCCGGCCTCATCGCCGAAGGCCTGGCCGTGCGAATCGCCCACCCCGTCGAATTGCTCGACGCGGCTTACCAATCGAGCGGCATCTACGAGCCGCCCGATCCCGCGTCCCGCTAG